The Cervus elaphus chromosome 22, mCerEla1.1, whole genome shotgun sequence genome has a window encoding:
- the NCF4 gene encoding neutrophil cytosol factor 4, with protein sequence MARAQQLRAESDFEQLPDDIAISANIADIEEKRGFTSHFVFVIEVKTKGGSKYLIYRRYRQFYALQSKLEERFGPESKTSPFTCILPTLPAKVYVGVKQEIAEMRIPALNAYMKNLLSLPICVLMDEDVRIFFYQSSYDAEQVPQALRRLRPRTRRVKSEPPQAAGIDRMAAPRAEALFDFTGNSKHELNFKVGDVIFLLSRINKDWLEGTVRGTTGIFPVSFVKILKDFPEEEDPTNWLRCYYYEDTISTIKDIAVEEDLSSTPLFKDLLELMRREFQREDIALNYQDAEGDLVRLLSDEDVRLMVKRARGLPSQKRLFPWKLHVTQEDNYKVYNTVP encoded by the exons ATGGCCAGGGCGCAGCAGCTTCGGGCTGAAAG CGACTTCGAGCAGCTTCCTGATGACATTGCCATCTCAGCCAACATCGCTGACATTGAGGAGAAGAGAGGCTTCACCAGCCACTTT GTTTTTGTCATTGAGGTGAAGACGAAAGGGGGGTCCAAGTACCTCATCTACCGCCGCTACCGCCAGTTCTACGCCTTACAGAGTAAGCTGGAGGAGCGCTTCGGGCCAGAGAGCAAGACCAGCCCCTTCACCTGTATCCTCCCCACGCTCCCAG CCAAAGTCTATGTGGGTGTGAAACAGGAGATCGCCGAGATGCGAATACCTGCCCTCAACGCCTACATGAAG AACCTCCTCAGCCTGCCCATCTGCGTGCTGATGGACGAGGACGTTCGCATTTTCTTCTACCAGTCGTCCTACGACGCAGAGCAGGTGCCTCAGGCGCTCCGGCGGCTCCGCCCGCGCACCCGGAGAGT AAAGAGCGAGCCCCCGCAAGCTGCTGGCATTGACCGCATGGCGGCTCCACGAGCGGAG GCCCTGTTTGACTTCACTGGGAATAGCAAACATGAGCTGAATTTCAAAGTTGGAGATGTGATCTTCCTTCTCAGTCGGATCAATAAAGACTGGCTGGAG GGCACTGTCCGGGGAACCACAGGCATCTTCCCAGTGTCCTTTGTGAAGATCCTCAAGGACTTCCCAGAGGAGGAAGACCCCACCAACTGGCTACGCTGCTATTACTACGAGGACACCATCAGCACCATCAA GGACATTGCGGTGGAGGAGGACCTCAGCAGCACCCCACTCTTCAAGGACTTGCTGGAGCTCATGAG GCGGGAGTTCCAGAGGGAGGACATTGCCCTCAACTACCAGGATGCTGAGGGGGACCTGGTTCGGCTGCTGTCGGATGAGGACGTGAGGCTTATGGTGAAGCGGGCCCGAGGCCTCCCCTCCCAGAAGCGTCTCTTCCCCTGGAAGCTGCACGTCACCCAGGAGGACAACTACAAGGTCTACAACACGGTCCCCTGA